From one Solanum stenotomum isolate F172 chromosome 12, ASM1918654v1, whole genome shotgun sequence genomic stretch:
- the LOC125848657 gene encoding G-type lectin S-receptor-like serine/threonine-protein kinase B120 isoform X1 has translation MIFKNRYLGMKILLVDLVLLLSCFHLVRCNNTRSDNLLPGQILSFSAADTLVSKQGKFELGFFCPGNSEKLFIGIWYTNIKPKTVVWIANRDNPIRPPFNNSHLELSDGNLQLLDARKQRVWSSSLSTPSAYANKAVLLDSGNLVLTNGIDRQWQSFNYPTDTWLPGAMIGFNKSKNTLQKLTSWRDLNDPASGSYSLQVGQNQNGELVVKHNFQEEWRSGPWNEGGFAIRAQQNYYKDLFDFSYDPTEYSKYITYNVFDESGISRIVLEFNGLMKQWFWSKDHQSWQLVWSRSTDYCDQINFCGAFGICDMNASSPCECLKGYEPKFKSDWDIRNYSGGCVRKIPMQCGSNNKKFVRMPNVKLPVSSQSMKGGNDQICEYICSSNCSCNAYAYSNSGECLLWYSDLIDLSRLPNNSSQVEFNLKLFEHSNKGKKKLLLVALVVSITSASFVCGTCCYFLWRIKLKEKGILGRKKFREMLLSKSATTLSKPGTSSKMGQEKKRSIELKFFELRELKAVTDNFSPDNKLGEGGFGPVFKGQLPDGQKIAVKRLSTQSQQGISEFKTEVLLIAKLQHRNLVRFLGCCEEDEEKMLIYEYMPNKSLDYFIFDESRKSLLDWRRRYEIIIGIARGILYLHQDSRLRIIHRDLKASNILLDEDMNPKISDFGTARIFSGNQNEAKTLRVVGTYAYMSPEYARAGLFSVKSDVFSFGVILLEIISGKRNMVSYNSDSPPNLIRRAWELWNDGKAFQLVDPSIVDSCPSEEALRCILVGLLCLQLNAADRPTMSTILSMLSIEATVPSPKQPFITPNSDLITTETASSSINEVTITAPYVR, from the exons GTAATTCTGAAAAGCTTTTTATTGGTATATGGTATACAAACATAAAGCCCAAAACTGTGGTTTGGATAGCAAATAGGGACAACCCTATTCGTCCTCCGTTCAATAATTCTCATCTAGAGCTGTCTGATGGAAATCTACAACTCTTGGATGCACGTAAACAAAGAGTTTGGAGTTCTAGTTTATCCACACCTTCAGCATATgccaataaagcagtacttctTGACTCTGGAAATCTTGTTTTGACAAATGGCATTGACAGACAGTGGCAGAGCTTTAATTATCCTACAGATACGTGGCTGCCTGGTGCGATGATTGGATTTAATAAGTCCAAGAACACACTCCAGAAACTTACTTCTTGGAGGGATCTGAATGATCCAGCTTCAGGAAGCTACTCTTTGCAAGTAGGCCAGAATCAAAATGGTGAGTTAGTTGTTAAACATAATTTCCAGGAAGAATGGAGGTCTGGGCCTTGGAATGAAGGAGGGTTTGCTATTAGAGCACAACAAAATTATTATAAGGATTTATTCGACTTCAGTTATGATCCAACTGAATATAGTAAATATATTACTTACAATGTCTTTGATGAATCTGGCATTTCTCGAATTGTCTTAGAATTTAATGGGTTGATGAAGCAATGGTTCTGGTCTAAAGATCATCAGAGTTGGCAGTTAGTGTGGTCTCGATCTACTGATTATTGTGACCAAATAAATTTCTGTGGTGCTTTTGGAATTTGTGACATGAATGCCAGTTCACCCTGTGAATGTTTAAAAGGTTATGAACCGAAGTTTAAATCAGATTGGGATATTAGAAACTATTCAGGTGGGTGTGTGAGAAAAATTCCGATGCAGTGTGGCAGCAATAACAAAAAATTTGTCCGTATGCCAAATGTTAAACTTCCTGTGTCATCTCAATCAATGAAAGGAGGAAATGATCAGATCTGTGAATATATATGTTCATCCAATTGCTCATGCAATGCTTATGCTTACAGCAATAGTGGAGAGTGCTTATTATGGTATAGCGATTTGATTGATCTGTCAAGATTACCTAATAATTCAAGTCAAGTAGAGTTCAACCTTAAGCTTTTTGAGCACTCAAACAAAG GAAAGAAGAAACTACTACTGGTAGCACTAGTAGTGTCCATCACTTCTGCAAGTTTTGTCTGTGGTACATGCTGTTACTTTCTATGGAGAATAAAACTCAAGGAAAAAG GGATTTTGGGAAGGAAAAAGTTCAGGGAAATGTTACTTTCTAAATCAGCAACTACCTTATCAAAACCTGGAACTTCCAGTAAAATGGGACAAGAAAAGAAACGTTCCATCGAGCTGAAGTTCTTTGAATTACGTGAGTTGAAAGCTGTGACAGACAATTTTTCACCTGACAATAAGCTTGGAGAAGGAGGTTTTGGGCCTGTTTTTAAG GGTCAATTGCCAGATGGGCAGAAAATAGCTGTGAAAAGGCTATCAACTCAATCACAGCAAGGAATTAGTGAATTCAAAACTGAGGTCCTTCTCATTGCTAAACTTCAACACAGAAATCTTGTTAGGTTTCTTGGCTGCTGTGAAGAAGACGAGGAGAAAATGTTGATCTATGAATATATGCCAAACAAAAGTCTAGACTATTTCATATTTG ACGAGAGCAGGAAGTCATTGCTTGATTGGAGAAGGCGGTATGAAATCATTATTGGAATCGCTAGAGGGATACTCTATCTTCATCAGGACTCAAGATTAAGAATAATACACCGTGATCTGAAAGCCAGCAACATTCTTTTAGATGAAGATATGAACCCCAAGATATCAGATTTTGGTACTGCTCGAATATTTAGTGGAAACCAGAATGAAGCTAAGACTCTTCGAGTTGTTGGAACATA TGCCTATATGTCACCTGAATATGCTCGAGCTGGTCTCTTCTCAGTAAAATCTGATGTCTTTAGCTTTGGTGTTATATTATTGGAGATCATAAGTGGCAAAAGGAACATGGTCTCTTATAATAGTGATTCCCCTCCAAATTTGATACGACGG GCCTGGGAGTTGTGGAATGATGGTAAGGCCTTTCAGCTGGTAGATCCATCAATAGTTGATTCTTGTCCCAGTGAGGAAGCATTACGCTGCATTCTAGTAGGACTATTGTGTTTGCAACTCAATGCAGCAGACAGACCAACCATGTCAACAATTCTGTCCATGCTAAGTATTGAAGCAACAGTTCCCTCCCCGAAGCAGCCCTTCATTACCCCTAACTCAGACTTGATTACTACCGAAACAGCATCATCTTCGATCAACGAGGTGACAATTACAGCACCTTATGTTCGTTAG